In Streptomyces sclerotialus, one genomic interval encodes:
- a CDS encoding response regulator, which translates to MPTAASSPVDVLIADDDPLVRAGLAVMLGGAPDLRVVAEAGDGAEAVRLARQHRPDVVLMDIRMPVMDGLAATEELRAMSDAPEVLVLTTFDADAYVLRALRAGAAGFALKDTPPPEIVSAIRRVAEGQPVLSPAVTQRLIDRVVSAQDHTGRRRAAEERLAVLSDRERAVALGIGQGKSNAEISGTLFLGVSTVKTYVSSILTKLGLNNRVQIALLVHDSGEVENHG; encoded by the coding sequence ATGCCCACTGCCGCATCCTCCCCGGTCGACGTGTTGATCGCCGATGACGACCCGCTGGTCCGCGCGGGCCTCGCCGTGATGCTGGGCGGAGCACCGGACCTGCGCGTCGTCGCCGAGGCAGGGGACGGCGCCGAGGCGGTCCGGCTGGCCCGGCAGCACCGCCCCGACGTGGTCCTCATGGACATCCGTATGCCGGTCATGGACGGTCTGGCCGCCACCGAGGAGCTGCGTGCCATGAGCGACGCGCCCGAGGTGCTCGTCCTGACCACGTTCGACGCCGACGCGTACGTACTGCGCGCGCTGCGCGCGGGTGCGGCCGGGTTCGCGCTGAAGGACACCCCGCCGCCGGAGATCGTCTCGGCCATCCGGCGGGTGGCCGAGGGGCAGCCGGTGCTTTCACCGGCCGTCACACAGCGCCTCATCGACCGAGTCGTGTCCGCACAGGACCACACGGGGCGCCGCCGGGCGGCCGAGGAGCGGCTGGCGGTGCTCAGCGACCGTGAACGGGCGGTCGCCCTCGGCATCGGCCAGGGGAAGTCCAATGCGGAAATCAGCGGGACGCTCTTCCTCGGCGTCTCCACGGTCAAGACATACGTGTCGAGCATCCTGACCAAACTCGGTCTCAACAATCGGGTCCAGATCGCGCTGCTGGTGCACGACTCCGGGGAAGTGGAAAATCACGGCTGA
- a CDS encoding LmbU family transcriptional regulator, with the protein MRRTTAHRTTLELPAGISLDDWQRIGNQLYVAADSSAWWLGDWLIYGRTAYPGRYQRAVEETRLDYQTLRNYAWVARRFAPPRRRAALSFQHHAELASLPETEQEYWLDRAERLSWSRNFLRSRVKAARRPVEESAERKALSMRIQVNVSQDRRRRWAQAAAEADQDLQGWAKSILDYAAAAALRE; encoded by the coding sequence GTGCGGAGGACCACCGCACACCGCACCACTCTCGAATTGCCGGCCGGTATATCTCTGGACGACTGGCAGCGCATCGGCAACCAGCTCTACGTCGCCGCCGACTCCTCGGCCTGGTGGCTCGGCGACTGGCTCATCTACGGCCGGACCGCCTACCCGGGCCGCTACCAGCGCGCGGTGGAGGAGACCCGGCTCGACTACCAGACGCTGCGCAACTACGCCTGGGTCGCCCGGCGGTTCGCCCCGCCGCGCAGGCGCGCCGCGCTGAGCTTCCAGCACCACGCCGAGCTGGCGAGCCTTCCGGAGACCGAGCAGGAGTACTGGCTGGACCGGGCCGAGCGGCTCAGCTGGTCACGGAATTTCCTGCGCAGCCGCGTCAAGGCGGCCCGCCGGCCCGTCGAGGAGTCGGCGGAGCGGAAGGCCCTCAGCATGCGCATCCAGGTGAACGTCTCGCAGGACCGGCGCCGACGCTGGGCCCAGGCCGCGGCCGAGGCCGATCAGGACCTCCAGGGCTGGGCGAAGTCGATCCTCGACTACGCGGCGGCCGCCGCGCTCAGGGAGTGA
- a CDS encoding DUF2382 domain-containing protein — translation MLTQEQIAVVLNHPVYDAEGNKVGDARHVFFDDITGRPDWVTVRTGLFGTKETFVPTQEATVVEDHLEVPYPKSRIKDAPNVDVDAGGHLSRADEDRLFEYYGLGGGRSATTAATGAGTETGAGPETATQEPGTVEEAGGDAMTRSEEQLHVGTERREVGRARLRKYVVTEEVQRTVPVTREEVRIEREPITDANRDAAMTGPDISEAEHEVTLHEERPVMETETVPVEQVRMTTEERTGEETVRGEVRKEKIGVEVSDRDADRDAGRSGRDEGRER, via the coding sequence GTGCTCACTCAGGAACAGATCGCGGTGGTGCTGAACCACCCGGTGTACGACGCCGAAGGGAACAAGGTAGGGGACGCCAGGCACGTCTTCTTCGACGACATCACAGGCCGGCCCGACTGGGTCACCGTCAGGACCGGTCTGTTCGGCACGAAGGAGACCTTCGTGCCGACCCAGGAAGCCACCGTCGTGGAGGACCACCTGGAGGTCCCGTACCCCAAGAGCCGGATCAAGGACGCCCCGAACGTCGACGTGGACGCCGGCGGTCATCTGTCCCGGGCCGACGAGGACCGGCTGTTCGAGTACTACGGGCTCGGCGGCGGGCGCTCCGCCACGACCGCGGCGACGGGCGCGGGCACGGAAACGGGCGCGGGCCCGGAAACGGCCACGCAGGAGCCCGGCACCGTGGAGGAGGCCGGCGGCGACGCGATGACGCGCTCCGAGGAGCAGCTGCACGTCGGGACCGAGCGCCGCGAAGTGGGGCGGGCGCGGCTGCGCAAGTACGTGGTCACCGAGGAGGTCCAGCGGACCGTTCCGGTGACCCGCGAGGAGGTCCGGATCGAGCGGGAACCGATCACCGACGCCAACCGTGACGCGGCGATGACCGGGCCGGACATCTCCGAGGCCGAGCACGAGGTGACCCTGCACGAGGAGCGGCCGGTGATGGAGACCGAGACCGTGCCGGTGGAGCAGGTGCGCATGACGACCGAGGAGCGTACGGGCGAGGAGACCGTCCGGGGCGAGGTCCGCAAGGAGAAGATCGGGGTCGAGGTCTCCGACCGGGACGCCGACCGGGACGCCGGCCGGTCCGGCCGGGACGAGGGCCGCGAGCGCTGA